A part of Bacteroidia bacterium genomic DNA contains:
- a CDS encoding VOC family protein, translating into MKHIQLIETILYVNDQQASADFYTKLFRQNPDLNVPGMTEFNLAENCKLGLMPNKGIAKILAEKTPHPDEGNGIPRCELYFYVDNIEQEFDNATKIGAKLISPIEDRDWGDKVCYFADPDGHIIAFAEKLNTK; encoded by the coding sequence ATGAAACATATCCAACTTATAGAAACCATACTTTATGTAAACGACCAACAAGCAAGTGCGGACTTTTACACAAAATTATTCCGTCAAAATCCCGATTTAAACGTTCCGGGAATGACCGAATTTAATCTTGCCGAAAACTGCAAATTAGGGTTAATGCCAAACAAAGGAATTGCAAAAATCCTTGCAGAGAAAACGCCACACCCTGACGAAGGAAACGGAATACCGAGATGCGAACTTTATTTTTACGTTGACAACATAGAACAGGAGTTTGACAATGCAACTAAAATTGGAGCAAAACTTATCAGTCCCATTGAAGATAGAGATTGGGGCGACAAAGTTTGCTATTTTGCAGACCCTGACGGACATAT